In one Molothrus ater isolate BHLD 08-10-18 breed brown headed cowbird chromosome 6, BPBGC_Mater_1.1, whole genome shotgun sequence genomic region, the following are encoded:
- the LOC118687577 gene encoding astacin-like metalloendopeptidase, with amino-acid sequence MELKGCLVLAALLLPAALAFPIQDNYENSTTTTEPTEVTTQENIYESPSPTETDEEDEDIFNKILKVNKDSSQFLQEGDIVPRRSRSAINCRHCNWPQSSDGIVRIPYELDPAYEESHVKGILDAMAEFEALTCINFVNRKAERDYLSIRSADGCWSNYGRVGGGQTVSVMKGGCMWKGVIQHELEHALGFLHEHSRSDRDKHVKIMWEYISPPDRPDFKKFENSNNLDLPYDYSSVMHYGPYTFSNTTGKATIVPIPDRSVHIGQRQGMSNLDVAKINKLYNCSRCSTILDGPSGSLRSANYPRNYSDNTNCVWLIRTRSRKVSLYFQAFNLQITKGCQGDYVKVYDGSSKSSPVLMDKTCGSKIPKGIVASSNLMLVEFITDGAQTASGFQATFTAVRTQRRSSIHN; translated from the exons ATGGAGCTGAAGGGGTGCTTGGTCCTCGCTGCACTTCTGCTGCCCGCTGCCCTGGCCTTCCCTATTCAG GACAACTATGAAAACAGCACAACAA CAACAGAGCCTACTGAG GTTACTACGCAGGAGAATATATATG AATCTCCTTCACCTACAGAGACTGATGAGGAGGACGAagatatttttaacaaaattcTGAAAGTTAACAAAG ACAGctcccagttcctgcaggaaGGTGACATAGTTCCACGGAGGAGTCGCAGTGCCATCAACTGTCGCCATTGCAACTGGCCCCAGTCCAGTGATGGGATTGTTCGTATTCCCTACGAACTGGATCCTGCTTATG AGGAGAGCCATGTAAAAGGGATTCTTGATGCCATGGCAGAATTTGAAGCACTGACTTGTATTAATTTTGTGAATCGCAAGGCAGAACGTGACTACCTCAGTATTAGATCTGCCGATGG CTGCTGGTCCAACTATGGGAGAGTAGGAGGTGGACAGACTGTCTCTGTGATGAAAGGAGGCTGCATGTGGAAAGGAGTAATTCAGCATGAACTGGAGCATGCTCTGGGCTTTTTGCATGAGCACTCTCGAAGTGACAGAGATAAACACGTAAAGATCATGTGGGAGTACATCAGTCCTC CTGACAGACCAGACTTCAAGAAATTTGAAAACTCCAATAACCTGGATCTTCCGTATGACTATTCCTCAGTAATGCACTATGGCCC ATACACATTCAGCAATACCACTGGGAAAGCAACTATTGTACCAATTCCTGATAGATCTGTACATATTGGACAGAGACAAGGGATGAGCAACTTGGATGTGGCCAAAATCAACAAACTTTACAACTGCA GTCGCTGCAGCACTATTCTTGATGGACCTTCTGGGTCACTGAGATCAGCCAACTACCCAAGGAATTACTCAGATAACACCAACTGTGTCTGGCTCATCCGAACCCGATCCAGAAAG GTTTCCCTGTACTTTCAAGCCTTTAATCTGCAAATAACTAAAGGTTGTCAGGGTGATTATGTTAAAGTTTATGATGGATCCAGCAAGTCTTCTCCAGTTCTAATGGACAAGACCTGTGGATCAAAGATCCCCAAAGGCATAGTTGCTTCCAGTAATCTTATGCTTGTAGAGTTCATCACAGATGGTGCCCAGACAGCTTCTGGTTTCCAAGCCACGTTTACTGCTG TGAGGACCCAAAGAAGATCTAGCATCCACAACTGA